In Micromonospora sp. WMMA1363, a genomic segment contains:
- a CDS encoding ISKra4 family transposase produces the protein MVDFLSGEHAAGMTHAELEERLHTDGMRLLCQLLQDSLDLRASREERLDEVTDADSHLRGWAERGRQRTLATRFGEVVVTRIAYRARARADLNPADAVLNLPVEKHSHGLRRLAAAEAARGSFTDAAAAIERATTVRIGKRQVEALAAAAAIDVDAFYTAHAPDWSADDDVLALSFDAKGVVMRPDGLRAGTAKAAVSQKLAGRRSKGEKRNRKRMCEVAAVFDVTGKPRTIADILPEDPEAAQTATPAPVTSGKWLHASVTDDAAAVIAAGFAEADRRDPDHARTWIALVDGNTHQIDRIHAEAKTRKITLPVVVDFIHVIEYLWKATWCFHPEGDPNAERWVRAQARQVLAGRAGIVAAAIRRKATYHGLDPGKRKPADVAAAYLLAKKPYLDYPTALANGWPIATGVIEGACRHLVKDRMDVTGARWGLDGAEAILKLRTLISNGDFDQYWTWHLAQEQQRIHNSRYLGGAIPQ, from the coding sequence ATGGTGGACTTCCTGTCCGGTGAGCATGCGGCGGGGATGACTCACGCCGAACTGGAGGAGCGGCTGCATACCGATGGCATGCGGTTGCTGTGTCAGTTGTTGCAGGACAGTCTGGATCTTCGTGCCAGTCGGGAGGAACGGCTCGACGAGGTGACCGACGCCGATAGCCATCTGCGGGGGTGGGCCGAGCGGGGGCGGCAGCGGACGCTGGCCACCCGGTTCGGTGAGGTGGTGGTGACGCGTATCGCCTACCGGGCGCGGGCGCGGGCCGATCTGAACCCGGCGGACGCGGTGTTGAACCTGCCCGTGGAGAAGCACTCGCATGGACTGCGCCGGTTGGCCGCGGCCGAGGCGGCCCGCGGCTCGTTCACCGACGCGGCGGCCGCGATTGAGCGGGCCACCACGGTGCGTATCGGGAAACGGCAGGTCGAGGCGTTGGCCGCCGCAGCGGCGATAGATGTGGATGCCTTCTACACCGCCCACGCCCCGGACTGGTCGGCCGATGATGATGTGCTGGCGTTGTCCTTCGACGCCAAAGGGGTGGTGATGCGCCCCGACGGGCTCCGCGCGGGCACCGCCAAGGCCGCGGTCAGCCAGAAACTGGCCGGCCGCCGGTCCAAGGGCGAGAAACGCAACCGCAAGCGGATGTGCGAGGTCGCCGCGGTCTTCGACGTGACCGGCAAGCCGCGCACCATCGCCGACATCCTGCCCGAGGACCCCGAAGCGGCCCAAACTGCTACCCCGGCGCCGGTCACCTCCGGCAAGTGGCTGCACGCCAGCGTGACCGACGACGCCGCGGCGGTGATCGCCGCCGGGTTCGCCGAGGCCGACCGCCGCGACCCCGACCACGCTCGGACCTGGATCGCCCTGGTCGACGGCAACACCCACCAGATCGACCGGATCCACGCCGAGGCCAAAACCCGCAAGATCACCTTGCCGGTTGTTGTGGACTTCATCCACGTCATCGAGTACCTCTGGAAGGCCACCTGGTGTTTCCACCCGGAGGGCGACCCGAACGCCGAACGGTGGGTCCGCGCCCAGGCCCGGCAGGTGTTGGCCGGACGGGCCGGCATAGTCGCCGCAGCCATCCGACGCAAGGCCACCTACCACGGCCTGGACCCCGGCAAACGCAAACCCGCCGATGTCGCCGCCGCCTACCTGCTGGCCAAAAAACCGTACCTGGACTACCCGACCGCGCTGGCCAACGGGTGGCCGATCGCCACCGGGGTGATCGAAGGCGCCTGCCGCCACCTGGTCAAAGATCGTATGGACGTCACCGGCGCTCGCTGGGGCCTCGACGGCGCCGAAGCAATCCTCAAACTCCGCACCCTGATCAGCAACGGCGACTTCGACCAGTACTGGACCTGGCACCTGGCCCAGGAACAACAACGCATCCACAACAGCCGCTACCTCGGCGGTGCCATCCCACAATAG
- a CDS encoding CbtB-domain containing protein, with product MSSPSSALPQPAIPPVAIPWRELQPWLLFGTVLALVLLHFVGTEQGVFQMISGADVHEFVHDGRHLLGFPCH from the coding sequence GTGTCCAGCCCGTCTTCCGCCCTGCCGCAGCCGGCCATCCCGCCCGTCGCCATACCGTGGCGTGAGCTGCAGCCGTGGCTGCTCTTCGGCACCGTGTTGGCCCTCGTGCTGCTCCACTTTGTCGGCACCGAGCAGGGTGTCTTCCAGATGATCAGCGGTGCGGACGTGCACGAGTTCGTACACGACGGCCGCCATCTACTCGGCTTCCCCTGTCACTGA
- a CDS encoding CbtA family protein, with protein MLSPRALLVRGMLAGLAAGFLAFVFAYFVGEGPIDQAITFEEANAAPHHAVADDPGGVSRAVQSTLGLITASLIYAVALGGIFAMAFAAAYGRIGRFGPRATAALVALTGFLVVALVPWLKYPANPPATGDSETIGQRTSLFFLTMAIALAGVALGGYLGRTQAARLGAWNAGLVGAGAFVLVVGLALALLPSIEEVPEGFSPILLWNFRLASLGTQIVVWATLGLVFGPLVERGMRRSQHAAAVAAGR; from the coding sequence GTGCTGTCACCCCGTGCCCTGCTGGTCCGCGGCATGCTCGCCGGCCTAGCCGCCGGATTTCTGGCGTTCGTGTTCGCCTACTTCGTCGGCGAGGGCCCGATCGACCAGGCAATCACATTCGAGGAAGCCAACGCCGCACCGCACCACGCCGTGGCCGACGATCCAGGGGGCGTCAGCCGGGCGGTGCAAAGCACTCTCGGCTTGATCACCGCCTCGCTCATCTACGCCGTCGCCCTGGGCGGGATCTTCGCGATGGCCTTCGCCGCCGCCTACGGGCGGATCGGTCGGTTCGGGCCGCGGGCGACCGCGGCGCTGGTCGCGCTCACCGGGTTCCTGGTGGTCGCGCTGGTGCCGTGGCTCAAATACCCGGCCAACCCCCCGGCGACCGGCGACTCCGAGACCATCGGTCAACGCACCTCGCTGTTCTTCCTGACCATGGCGATCGCGCTCGCTGGTGTGGCGCTCGGTGGATACCTCGGCCGGACGCAGGCCGCTCGACTCGGCGCCTGGAACGCTGGCCTCGTCGGAGCCGGCGCGTTCGTCCTGGTAGTCGGGCTTGCGCTGGCGTTACTTCCCTCGATCGAGGAGGTCCCGGAGGGCTTCTCGCCGATCCTGCTCTGGAACTTCCGGCTGGCATCGCTGGGGACTCAGATCGTCGTCTGGGCGACGCTCGGCCTGGTCTTCGGCCCGCTGGTCGAACGGGGCATGCGCCGTTCGCAGCACGCCGCGGCCGTGGCCGCCGGCCGGTAA
- a CDS encoding (2Fe-2S)-binding protein, with protein sequence MAAPPLSPSEPCDARPALTAASALGPFFAWSSWSDQAGWRSLAELLDGEVLAERVDAAAATLRARCDLPVDAVPVRVVASVTFLGLAARLVSPPLGAAVVGGALPLASLDDLWWRPPTAGPWPVAHGPLDALPSGDLDDRAVTTALVETAVQGPVRLLLDAFRAQFRLSPHVLWGNVAAALAGAAGVLSDTAPAHAERAGAVLAVALELPPLAGTGTVVRPDPDRARRFLVRRNCCLYYRIPGGGTCGDCVLTSPSQLRRHWRAVLAGTGKPPA encoded by the coding sequence GTGGCAGCTCCGCCGCTGTCTCCGTCCGAACCGTGTGACGCCCGTCCGGCGCTGACGGCGGCCTCCGCGCTAGGCCCCTTCTTCGCCTGGTCCTCGTGGTCCGACCAGGCGGGCTGGCGGTCACTGGCTGAGCTGCTCGATGGTGAGGTCCTCGCCGAACGGGTGGACGCGGCGGCCGCCACGCTGCGCGCGCGGTGCGATCTGCCGGTGGATGCTGTGCCGGTGCGCGTCGTCGCGTCGGTCACGTTCCTGGGCCTGGCGGCGCGGCTGGTGTCACCGCCGCTCGGGGCGGCCGTCGTGGGCGGCGCACTGCCGCTCGCGAGCCTCGATGATCTCTGGTGGCGTCCACCCACAGCTGGGCCCTGGCCGGTCGCGCACGGCCCGCTCGACGCGCTGCCCAGCGGCGACCTGGACGATCGCGCGGTCACGACGGCGCTGGTCGAGACAGCGGTGCAGGGCCCGGTACGACTGCTGCTGGACGCATTCCGTGCCCAGTTCCGACTGTCGCCGCACGTTTTGTGGGGCAACGTCGCCGCTGCCCTGGCGGGTGCTGCCGGGGTGCTGTCCGACACCGCGCCGGCTCACGCCGAGCGGGCCGGCGCGGTGCTGGCGGTGGCGCTGGAGCTGCCGCCGCTGGCCGGCACCGGCACCGTGGTCCGGCCGGATCCTGATCGAGCCCGGAGATTTCTGGTGCGACGAAACTGCTGCCTCTACTACCGCATTCCGGGCGGTGGCACCTGCGGTGACTGCGTCTTGACGTCCCCAAGCCAGCTGCGGCGGCACTGGCGCGCGGTGCTGGCCGGAACCGGGAAGCCGCCGGCGTGA
- a CDS encoding XRE family transcriptional regulator, which yields MDDDLGRALDTVGPRLRALRRQSETTLTDLSAQTGISVSTLSRLESGARRPTLELLLPLARTHGVTLDELVNAPPTGDPRIHLRPVTRHGMTVLPLSRRTGGIQAYKLVIPASMQDPDPQTHEGYEWLYVLNGQLRLVLGQHNLVLAPNEAAEFDTRTSHWFGTANAEPVEVLSLFGPQGERTHLRARPRTQPPPT from the coding sequence ATGGACGACGACCTGGGCCGGGCCCTCGACACGGTCGGCCCCCGGCTGCGGGCGCTGCGGCGACAGAGCGAGACAACCCTGACGGACCTATCAGCGCAGACCGGCATCTCGGTGAGTACCCTCTCCCGACTGGAGTCAGGCGCCCGACGGCCGACCCTCGAACTGCTACTCCCGCTGGCCCGCACGCACGGCGTCACGCTCGACGAGTTGGTCAACGCCCCGCCCACCGGCGACCCCCGAATCCACCTACGCCCGGTCACCCGCCACGGGATGACCGTGCTTCCACTGTCCCGCCGGACCGGCGGCATTCAGGCGTACAAGCTGGTGATCCCCGCCAGCATGCAGGACCCGGACCCACAGACCCACGAGGGGTACGAGTGGCTCTACGTACTCAACGGCCAGCTACGCCTCGTCCTCGGCCAGCACAACCTGGTGCTGGCGCCCAACGAAGCGGCCGAGTTCGACACTCGCACATCACACTGGTTCGGCACCGCCAACGCCGAACCCGTCGAGGTCCTCAGCCTCTTCGGCCCTCAGGGTGAACGCACCCATCTCCGCGCCCGCCCCAGGACGCAACCACCACCCACATAG
- a CDS encoding methyltransferase domain-containing protein — protein MASGIAVALIGTPLLLMVAASSGFLADHSGTITPAVRLDGHVHGYHIALIASAVAFALALATVALLIKKRTRTDVPPTPSSTSADPNHLGGREPFMSTDSDSAAFWENHYSRLDEQWGTKPNAVLEELVTTLAPEAGTALDLGCGHGGDAIWLAVRGWDVTAVDVAPTALQRVATGAHANGVAERVHPARHDLAHDFPAGRFDLVNASYFHTPLDIPRAKVLRRAAAAVADGGLLIIVEHASVAPWSWQAGEDVHFPRPEEVLASLELDDARWTAERCHAPQRTATGPQGQTAMVTDNVLALRRTPEGASDTGDPSVTWP, from the coding sequence ATGGCGAGCGGGATCGCAGTGGCCCTGATCGGCACGCCGTTGCTGCTCATGGTCGCAGCCAGCAGCGGCTTCCTCGCCGACCACAGCGGCACGATCACACCGGCGGTACGCCTGGACGGACACGTCCACGGATACCACATAGCGTTGATCGCGAGCGCCGTCGCATTCGCCCTCGCGCTCGCCACGGTGGCCCTGCTGATCAAGAAGCGCACTCGCACCGACGTCCCGCCGACACCCTCGTCCACGTCGGCTGACCCAAACCACCTAGGCGGAAGAGAGCCTTTCATGAGTACCGACAGCGACTCCGCAGCATTCTGGGAGAACCACTACTCGCGCCTCGACGAACAGTGGGGCACCAAGCCCAACGCCGTTCTCGAAGAACTCGTCACCACGCTCGCGCCCGAGGCGGGCACTGCACTGGACCTGGGCTGTGGGCACGGCGGCGACGCGATCTGGCTCGCTGTCCGAGGCTGGGACGTCACCGCCGTCGACGTCGCGCCCACCGCCCTGCAACGCGTGGCCACCGGCGCCCACGCCAACGGCGTAGCCGAGCGGGTGCACCCCGCCCGGCACGACCTGGCCCACGACTTTCCCGCGGGCCGTTTCGACCTGGTCAACGCCAGCTACTTCCACACCCCCCTCGACATTCCCCGGGCGAAGGTGCTGCGCCGCGCGGCTGCGGCGGTCGCCGACGGCGGACTGCTGATCATCGTGGAACACGCGTCCGTCGCCCCCTGGTCCTGGCAGGCCGGCGAGGACGTGCACTTCCCACGCCCCGAGGAGGTCCTGGCATCGCTGGAACTCGACGACGCCAGGTGGACGGCCGAACGCTGCCACGCACCCCAGCGCACCGCAACTGGCCCCCAGGGGCAGACGGCCATGGTCACCGACAACGTGCTGGCCTTGCGCCGCACCCCTGAGGGGGCGTCAGATACCGGTGATCCGAGTGTTACCTGGCCTTAG